The nucleotide sequence AAGTCATTAGTGAAAGAACACGGCAGTTCTTACCTTCTCAAACTGACATTGCCCCCGGCCGCCTCAACCATTTCAAATCGGTCTGTGATTACAACTACAGGGATGGCTTCTACGGCAGCACCTAGCGAACAACTACCTAGCCGGCACCCCAACTCTCTGGAGGGGCATTAAACAACGCAGGTCCTCGGAAGCCCTGCTAAGGGACTGCATTTCAGTAAGTCTGCAGTAGGACCCAATATTCTGCACTGGTTGTGCACCAGTCAGGTCTGGGACCAGCAGTCTAGAGTCACAAGGTAGCTGTTAGTTGCCAATGTGTCTCTTCCTCCTGCTGGTGGTTCCACGTGTCCAGAGAAGTGTGCCAAAGGATTTTTAAGGCTctgattttggaagcagatttccaggtctGTTTCCCAAGGTGCTTCTGCGTggcttggaactgccaaccttttgactgGTTAATTTCATGGCTCTCAGACAGCCTATATAATTAGCAGTCACAAAAATAAACCTAAGCTAGGTGTTTAGGACCTCTGTTCCTTAAAAGTAATATTTCATCAGCCAACTCTCCAAACACATATTTAGTATTCCAATCAGTTAAGTGCATGGCTCCACATTCCCCAAAGCAGCAGATCCTAAGCGGCAGGTGCTCACTGTTTACTATACCTCCAGTCTGCTGGACTCAGTTTTCAAGTGGTGGAATCATGGGCACGCCCCTCACCCAAAGCAATCTGCTGCTGATTTCTGTTCGCGCAGGAATATGCTAGAAGCAGCAGGTAAGAGTGATTTAAAGGAACTGCCCATTTGCATTAGGAAAAATGTTATCTTTCAGCAGAGACTCAACAAATACCTGTGTCTTTGCAAAGAAAAGGACCCACTTCAAAGGGGTGATGTTTGAAGACCAAGAATCAAGAAATTATGCATAAAGTCCAAAGAAACAGACTTTCTTATCTAACATACAAAGGAACACAAAGAAAATTGGAAAAAATGTAGCTTCTTTGAAGTGCTAAACACCAGCAGGTAAGCACAGCACACAAACATCTTCATTGAAATAGGAGTGAATGGTGATGACGTCACCTAAGAACTGACTTTCATACTTAGTACACAATGAGCTTAAGGAAGATACACTTACCTGTCAGGTTAAGCCTAAAATGGCTGCTTAGGATGTCATCACAAAAGCGGCACAGGTTGGACAGCTGTTTCAGATGCTCCTGCAACTGAACTTTGGGAAAGTGCACTTTATAAAGTGGTGCTAGGAAACCAAACACATAGGCATCCAAGGTAGAAGGCCTACAAAGAAAGGAAGAGTTGTGttagagcagaagaggaaagcatgcTCAGCCTATGAAAATAACCACCTATGGAAACGTTCCTACTTACAAAAGCCATGAAGCCTTTCCTACACAAGTGCACACTCACCTTTAAGTGGGGGCCAGGAAACTTCCTTTGAATAACTGCTCACTGAACACACGGGCACAAAATACGGAAATGACTTTCACTGGAATGTACTCACGTATCTCCAAAGAAAAACTGAGAGGTCCCCAATCGCTTCGACAGCAGATTTAGGCATTCCTTGGCGTCTCTGTATATCTAACAAGGATGAAATGACCTCCTTACAAAGGTTTTCTGCACAGCTACCTTAGGGGAGCCGTCTCTGCTCACTCTCATGAGCTCGTGCACCTCGAGTCGCCCAGGCCCTACCTGGCCTTCCACTTCCTGCAGGTGGTAGAGAGGAGGCACGCCTTTGGTCAGGAGAATCCTATTCAGAGCTCCTTTCGACATTCTTCCGGGCAGGATCAAATTCAAGGGAAAAGGAATTTGTGAAGCAAACCATGGCTTTGTCACAGTGAAGTAATTGTCACTCTCAACCCAGAATGTGTGAAGCTGCCAAGACAAGGAGGAAAAGACAGAAAGTTGTTCTTTTACAGAAAAGACAGATGCACCGCTCAATGTGAAAGCGTCCCACAAAAGTGTGTGTATAAAGTGGCAGACAAATGACTCAAGGATTAAAACAAGATTGCTTTAAACATGTGTTTTGTTGACTGCTCTCCCCGGACACCGAAGATGTGCCTGACACACAGTAGGTACTCAGGACATTCTTATCAAATGAATGGTTCATAGTTCCGTCGATTGCACACACGCAGCAACAAGCGCCATCTCCCACAACGAAATTTCATTTCCAAGATGTTACTGTCTTCCTTTTTATTTGGTTTGTAAACTAGTTGAATGTCAAGCGGAATACTATTTCACCGTAATAAGAAAGAATCAAGATGAATGCACACAGGAAAATTCctcgattttttaaaaagccttttaaaattatgtttcttCTCATCAGACTACGAGCTTTTTCGTCTAGGTCCCAAACATCCCGTCAACGTATGAATGCTCACCACTGCAGGGAGAAGCTTTTCTTCAAGAAGAGCAATGTACGCCAGGGTATCCGCCCCTTGCTTGGCCGAGAGGCAGTAATCTGCGTTGTATTTCTAGTCAAAGACAGAAAGCCAGAGAAcctcaggaggcaaaggacacacCAAAGACAGTGAAACGAAACAAATTCGGGTTCCTACTCTTCCTCATCAATGTCTAACACGATACACAAATCCAGGGAAAACTGCTACTTGACAAACATAGGGTTCAGAGCACGGCATGACATGAACACAGTAAGCTCAATATGTCAGGGGTAACTTTTT is from Tenrec ecaudatus isolate mTenEca1 chromosome 2, mTenEca1.hap1, whole genome shotgun sequence and encodes:
- the MTX3 gene encoding metaxin-3 isoform X3; translation: MAAPLELSCWGGGWGLPSVHSDSLVVLAYAKFSGAPLKVNVIDNTWRGSRGDVPILTTEDGIVSQPAKILNFLRKQKYNADYCLSAKQGADTLAYIALLEEKLLPAVLHTFWVESDNYFTVTKPWFASQIPFPLNLILPGRMSKGALNRILLTKGVPPLYHLQEVEGQIYRDAKECLNLLSKRLGTSQFFFGDTPSTLDAYVFGFLAPLYKVHFPKVQLQEHLKQLSNLCRFCDDILSSHFRLNLTAYSCANRNQQQIALGEGRAHDSTT
- the MTX3 gene encoding metaxin-3 isoform X1; this encodes MAAPLELSCWGGGWGLPSVHSDSLVVLAYAKFSGAPLKVNVIDNTWRGSRGDVPILTTEDGIVSQPAKILNFLRKQKYNADYCLSAKQGADTLAYIALLEEKLLPAVLHTFWVESDNYFTVTKPWFASQIPFPLNLILPGRMSKGALNRILLTKGVPPLYHLQEVEGQIYRDAKECLNLLSKRLGTSQFFFGDTPSTLDAYVFGFLAPLYKVHFPKVQLQEHLKQLSNLCRFCDDILSSHFRLNLTGKHQTTHQVEHFMCVYDLRQPARHLLMSKKKKMCLFVISLSIQLLKATSATKKGTLLHQWRTYVEEQKHL
- the MTX3 gene encoding metaxin-3 isoform X4 — its product is MAAPLELSCWGGGWGLPSVHSDSLVVLAYAKFSGAPLKVNVIDNTWRGSRGDVPILTTEDGIVSQPAKILNFLRKQKYNADYCLSAKQGADTLAYIALLEEKLLPAVLHTFWVESDNYFTVTKPWFASQIPFPLNLILPGRMSKGALNRILLTKGVPPLYHLQEVEGQIYRDAKECLNLLSKRLGTSQFFFGDTPSTLDAYVFGFLAPLYKVHFPKVQLQEHLKQLSNLCRFCDDILSSHFRLNLTDG
- the MTX3 gene encoding metaxin-3 isoform X2 yields the protein MAAPLELSCWGGGWGLPSVHSDSLVVLAYAKFSGAPLKVNVIDNTWRGSRGDVPILTTEDGIVSQPAKILNFLRKQKYNADYCLSAKQGADTLAYIALLEEKLLPAVLHTFWVESDNYFTVTKPWFASQIPFPLNLILPGRMSKGALNRILLTKGVPPLYHLQEVEGQIYRDAKECLNLLSKRLGTSQFFFGDTPSTLDAYVFGFLAPLYKVHFPKVQLQEHLKQLSNLCRFCDDILSSHFRLNLTGVSPAGQDTEDANLQTLTQLVNKESSLIEKMDDNLRQSPQLPARKLPTLKLTPADEESGSLQRLSP